The following proteins come from a genomic window of Desmospora profundinema:
- a CDS encoding TRAP transporter permease, whose translation MTQSSVSNEEINRKVGELEGSDRSLQGWMAMLVLLVAVGMSLFHLYTAGIDMLPRMQQNALHLGFALALTFLIFPIKRKMGQTSIPWYDFLLATLGGLTGLYIVYISSDILSRVANPTTMDTMMATLAVLLVLEATRRVVGKPLVILAFLFMLYAWLGDKTLPGFLGGNYVLPDMVNHFGFSWTGIFEFMYLSNEGIFGTPLTVSASYVFIFVLFGAFLEVTGAGRMFIDFAMSLVGSFKGGPAKAAVVSSGLMGSISGSSVANAVTTGTFTIPLMKKTGFRPHVAGGVEVAASSSGQLLPPVMGAAAFIMADFTGIPYLEIVKAAAIPALLSYTAILFMVHLEARKYNISGLPRTELTPAWRILATRGYLMLPVVALITLLVMRLTPILASFMAIVGALTIALFSYRMQRHFGKGFLVSLLFIGSAYAAHLLFGLNEYVTLVAAGSLLFALIWFLLGKKISGEKQTPFGWRELVTALELGARNSLSVVTACATAGILTGVVTMTGLGPILSGMILDLANNQLLLVLLFTMFACIIMGMGLPTTATYIVLAAVMAPALVQIGIPLLAAHLFVFYYGILADDTPPINLPAYATAGIAQANPVETGVQGFKFDMGALLLPFAFTLNPILILQAEDATMGQTAWAISTAFIGIIAWSSFIQSYLITSYGWIERILVVASALVLIHHTLWTDALGIGLFLAVILLQWFKNRRIGLNRMSVDG comes from the coding sequence ATGACACAATCTTCCGTTTCAAATGAAGAAATCAACCGAAAAGTAGGGGAACTGGAAGGGAGCGACCGTTCTCTTCAGGGATGGATGGCGATGTTGGTCCTTCTGGTGGCCGTCGGAATGTCCCTGTTCCATCTGTATACAGCCGGGATCGACATGCTTCCGCGCATGCAACAAAATGCGCTGCACCTGGGCTTTGCGTTGGCATTGACGTTTCTGATCTTCCCGATTAAAAGAAAGATGGGCCAAACCTCGATTCCTTGGTATGATTTTTTATTGGCAACGCTGGGAGGATTGACAGGGCTTTATATCGTCTATATTTCGTCGGACATCTTATCTCGTGTGGCAAATCCGACGACTATGGATACGATGATGGCGACGCTCGCGGTTCTGCTCGTTCTGGAAGCGACTCGGCGGGTGGTGGGCAAACCGCTGGTGATCCTGGCCTTTTTGTTTATGCTGTACGCATGGCTTGGAGATAAGACATTACCCGGTTTTCTCGGGGGCAATTATGTTTTGCCCGATATGGTGAACCACTTTGGATTTTCCTGGACGGGAATATTTGAGTTTATGTATCTGTCCAACGAAGGAATTTTTGGAACTCCTCTTACCGTTTCCGCCAGTTATGTCTTTATTTTTGTCTTGTTCGGCGCTTTTTTGGAAGTGACCGGAGCCGGAAGGATGTTTATCGACTTTGCGATGTCCCTTGTTGGTTCCTTTAAAGGAGGGCCCGCGAAGGCTGCCGTTGTCTCTTCCGGGCTGATGGGGTCGATTTCGGGCAGTTCCGTGGCGAATGCAGTCACTACGGGAACCTTCACGATCCCCTTGATGAAAAAAACCGGATTTCGCCCTCATGTGGCAGGCGGTGTGGAAGTGGCGGCTTCTTCCAGCGGGCAGTTGTTGCCGCCGGTGATGGGCGCAGCGGCGTTCATCATGGCGGACTTCACCGGCATCCCTTATCTGGAAATCGTAAAAGCAGCGGCGATTCCGGCCTTGCTCAGCTATACCGCCATCTTGTTCATGGTTCATCTGGAAGCAAGAAAATATAACATCAGCGGTTTGCCGCGAACAGAACTGACTCCGGCCTGGAGAATCCTTGCCACCCGCGGGTACTTAATGCTGCCGGTGGTTGCTCTGATCACGTTGTTGGTAATGCGTTTAACCCCGATTCTCGCTTCGTTCATGGCGATTGTAGGAGCTTTGACGATCGCCTTGTTCTCTTATCGGATGCAGCGTCATTTTGGGAAAGGGTTCCTCGTATCGCTTCTCTTTATCGGGAGCGCGTATGCGGCTCATCTCCTGTTCGGGTTGAATGAATATGTAACACTGGTAGCGGCGGGCAGTTTGTTATTTGCTCTTATCTGGTTTTTACTCGGCAAGAAAATTTCCGGTGAAAAACAGACTCCGTTCGGGTGGCGGGAGTTGGTCACTGCATTGGAACTGGGAGCGAGAAACTCCCTCAGTGTGGTGACGGCCTGTGCCACGGCCGGAATCCTTACCGGTGTGGTTACCATGACCGGCTTGGGTCCGATCCTGTCCGGCATGATTCTGGATTTAGCCAACAACCAGCTGCTCCTGGTACTGCTTTTCACGATGTTTGCCTGTATTATTATGGGCATGGGTCTGCCGACAACGGCCACTTATATTGTGTTGGCGGCGGTGATGGCACCGGCGTTGGTTCAGATTGGAATCCCGTTGTTGGCGGCGCACCTGTTTGTGTTTTACTATGGGATCCTTGCGGATGACACTCCTCCGATCAATCTGCCGGCTTACGCCACGGCGGGGATCGCCCAGGCAAACCCGGTGGAGACCGGTGTTCAAGGCTTCAAGTTTGATATGGGAGCCCTTTTGTTGCCGTTTGCGTTTACCTTAAACCCCATTTTGATTCTGCAAGCGGAAGATGCCACTATGGGACAGACGGCTTGGGCGATCTCGACTGCGTTTATCGGGATTATCGCCTGGTCCAGTTTCATCCAGAGCTATCTCATCACTTCCTACGGGTGGATCGAACGCATCTTGGTCGTTGCCAGCGCCCTGGTTTTGATCCACCATACATTGTGGACGGACGCTCTCGGAATCGGTCTGTTCCTCGCTGTGATCCTGCTCCAGTGGTTTAAAAACCGCCGGATCGGATTAAACCGTATGTCGGTGGATGGCTGA
- a CDS encoding DUF1850 domain-containing protein, with amino-acid sequence MRLRNIQKALRFRNAFSFLLGAVLFLGAVLVLSQSIVVLQVVDETDQPLIIHPVESGTRFSHQYRHSVAKCPIIEKFELDNQSRMVLMESWNCSFGAGIATEPPPGASDRLVDGFYVIEDIGQVVPELFFHPVAITDHRLTVENQTWNLSEPPFEGQTIRLTIEQTTRWRYWVHVIQAG; translated from the coding sequence ATGCGTTTGCGCAACATACAAAAGGCATTGCGTTTCCGCAATGCCTTTTCTTTTCTATTGGGTGCGGTTCTGTTTCTGGGTGCAGTTTTAGTACTCAGTCAATCGATAGTTGTGTTGCAAGTGGTAGATGAGACCGATCAACCCCTCATCATCCATCCCGTGGAGAGCGGAACCCGTTTTTCCCACCAATACCGGCACTCTGTCGCCAAGTGTCCGATTATCGAAAAATTCGAGTTGGACAATCAAAGCCGCATGGTGTTGATGGAAAGCTGGAATTGCAGTTTTGGGGCGGGAATCGCCACCGAACCGCCTCCGGGAGCCTCCGATCGGCTGGTGGATGGATTTTATGTGATCGAGGATATCGGTCAAGTGGTGCCGGAACTTTTTTTCCATCCTGTCGCCATTACCGATCACCGGTTGACGGTGGAAAATCAAACCTGGAACCTGTCTGAGCCCCCCTTTGAAGGGCAAACCATCCGGTTGACGATTGAACAGACGACACGTTGGCGATATTGGGTGCATGTCATTCAAGCCGGATAA
- a CDS encoding TAXI family TRAP transporter solute-binding subunit, with protein MIRKNFFLFITLLSVLALALAGCGSAPDQGKDADGNGAGEVRITIGTGGNSGTYYPLGTALAQKIFSKVDGVSQARGVTTGASVANIQEMAQGKYQMAFVQNDIAYFAVEGETLGDFEGKPVENIAGMATLYPEDIQVVTRKDSKLESLEDLKGKKVAVGDQGSGAEVNAKQVLEAAGITYDDIEVNYLGFGDAAQGLQNGTLDAAFITAGAPTSAIQELGATQEVRILSIPDEVIQALTSEYSYFTEQTISADTYADQGQEEDIKTVSVMAMLIVDQELSEDLVYNLTKAMFEEKEALDAAHARGADITLESALEGMSIELHPGAKKYYDEQGISAE; from the coding sequence ATGATTAGAAAGAATTTTTTTCTCTTTATCACTCTTCTTTCGGTTTTAGCACTTGCACTCGCGGGTTGCGGAAGCGCTCCGGACCAGGGCAAGGATGCTGATGGAAACGGAGCTGGAGAGGTTCGGATCACCATCGGGACCGGCGGGAACAGTGGGACCTACTACCCGCTGGGAACGGCTTTAGCGCAAAAGATCTTCAGCAAAGTGGATGGGGTAAGCCAAGCTCGCGGGGTGACGACGGGTGCTTCTGTCGCCAACATTCAGGAGATGGCACAAGGGAAATATCAAATGGCGTTTGTACAGAACGATATCGCTTACTTTGCGGTCGAAGGGGAAACCTTGGGTGACTTTGAGGGGAAACCGGTCGAAAACATTGCCGGGATGGCCACCCTTTACCCGGAAGATATTCAAGTGGTGACACGCAAAGACAGCAAGTTGGAATCGTTGGAGGACCTGAAGGGAAAGAAGGTGGCGGTGGGTGATCAGGGCAGCGGCGCCGAAGTGAACGCCAAACAGGTGCTGGAAGCCGCCGGCATTACTTACGATGACATCGAAGTCAACTATCTCGGGTTTGGTGATGCGGCACAGGGATTGCAAAACGGGACACTGGACGCCGCATTTATCACAGCCGGCGCTCCCACGAGTGCCATCCAGGAGCTGGGTGCGACACAAGAAGTGCGTATCTTGTCCATTCCGGATGAGGTCATTCAAGCATTGACCAGCGAGTACTCGTACTTTACGGAACAAACCATTTCCGCTGATACCTATGCGGATCAGGGTCAAGAAGAAGACATCAAAACCGTGTCCGTTATGGCCATGCTGATTGTCGATCAGGAGCTTTCGGAAGACTTGGTTTACAATCTGACGAAAGCGATGTTTGAAGAAAAAGAAGCACTGGACGCGGCACACGCACGGGGGGCCGATATCACCCTGGAATCGGCTTTGGAAGGGATGTCCATCGAACTTCACCCCGGTGCCAAAAAATACTACGATGAGCAGGGGATTTCAGCGGAATAA
- a CDS encoding COX15/CtaA family protein yields MKRILRGISVAGVIGTFLILIQGALVTKTGSGQGCGNTWPFCHGEVFPSYHTLELWIEYSHRIVSAAVGLIVVITSAWAWRVYRQNSTVKFLAFFSVFFIVLQGLLGAAAVVWGSNDAVMALHFGFSLLSFASIALLSVLLFQLGKENQPHIQRRLDVSQRLKWGLYGLAVYTYIVVYTGAYVRHTGSSLGCSTWPLCNGVWFPDLTTQAGIQLTHRLFAAMLLVFTVWLFVVVRRHYTGHADLVKAAQLCLGLTLLQVISGGLVVLSQLQLVIALLHTTLIALYFAALCYLCLQVGLPWKSDWDEDSSMSAKTGKSTTP; encoded by the coding sequence ATGAAACGCATCTTGCGTGGAATCTCGGTTGCCGGTGTGATCGGTACATTCCTGATCTTGATTCAAGGAGCCCTGGTAACCAAAACCGGTTCCGGACAGGGGTGCGGCAACACCTGGCCTTTTTGTCACGGTGAAGTGTTTCCCAGCTATCATACCTTGGAGTTGTGGATTGAATACAGCCACCGGATTGTTTCAGCCGCGGTGGGGTTGATCGTCGTCATTACGTCGGCTTGGGCGTGGCGTGTTTATCGACAAAACAGTACTGTTAAATTTCTGGCCTTTTTCAGTGTTTTCTTCATTGTACTGCAAGGGCTGCTGGGAGCGGCGGCTGTTGTTTGGGGATCAAACGATGCGGTCATGGCACTACACTTTGGTTTTTCTTTGCTGTCGTTTGCCAGTATCGCCTTGTTGTCCGTTCTGTTGTTCCAACTGGGTAAAGAAAATCAGCCTCATATCCAGCGGCGTTTGGACGTCTCCCAACGGTTGAAGTGGGGTTTGTACGGATTGGCGGTTTACACGTACATCGTGGTCTACACCGGTGCCTATGTCCGTCACACCGGCTCCAGTTTGGGTTGTTCCACTTGGCCGCTCTGTAACGGGGTTTGGTTTCCCGACCTGACCACCCAGGCAGGAATCCAGCTTACCCACCGCTTGTTTGCCGCCATGCTGCTGGTGTTTACCGTTTGGTTGTTTGTGGTGGTGCGCCGCCATTACACTGGACATGCGGATTTGGTCAAGGCAGCGCAGCTCTGTTTGGGACTTACCCTGTTGCAAGTGATCAGCGGAGGGTTGGTGGTGTTGTCCCAATTGCAATTGGTGATCGCGTTGTTGCATACTACATTGATCGCTCTCTATTTCGCCGCCCTCTGTTACCTGTGCCTTCAGGTCGGGCTGCCGTGGAAGAGCGATTGGGATGAGGATTCCTCGATGTCCGCTAAAACGGGGAAATCAACAACACCGTAA
- a CDS encoding murein hydrolase activator EnvC family protein, which produces MNIWKLPGEGRLQRTTIAVVTSVALAFSLWPPELAQANKKDELNKKLDDIQEKRGETQKSIEELKKDIDEKKKVLSELELQLQETQDELDKAEKNLEEAQETLEQYNGQFKKSVRNMYLYGDIGRMENLMSAESFNQFLTRFEIMRLMVKRDHSVVKKYYDEKARVEKERNKIKKLNDKHEKEAAKAKKVYDELVADMQKNESTLANLATEESNTKQELAELNLEHIKAGNFAYQGPLRQPVNGRMTSPYGYRGSEFHTGVDWAAPVGTPIYAAANGKVIRSQSCACGFGYYIMIDHGGGIFSLYAHMWASSVRVRAGDVVRKGQQIAGVGNNGRSTGPHLHFEVHKGRPGNYVNPTAYFGG; this is translated from the coding sequence ATGAACATCTGGAAACTGCCGGGAGAGGGGCGTTTGCAACGGACGACGATCGCTGTCGTCACCTCTGTCGCTCTGGCTTTTTCCCTCTGGCCTCCTGAATTGGCCCAGGCCAACAAAAAAGATGAACTGAACAAAAAATTGGACGACATTCAGGAAAAAAGAGGCGAGACGCAAAAAAGCATCGAAGAGCTGAAGAAGGATATCGACGAGAAGAAAAAGGTCTTAAGCGAGCTGGAACTGCAATTGCAGGAAACTCAGGATGAGCTGGATAAAGCGGAAAAAAACCTGGAAGAGGCCCAGGAAACACTGGAGCAATACAATGGTCAGTTCAAGAAAAGCGTCCGAAACATGTACCTTTACGGCGACATAGGACGGATGGAAAACTTGATGTCCGCTGAATCCTTCAATCAGTTCCTCACACGCTTCGAGATCATGCGTCTGATGGTAAAGCGTGACCACTCCGTGGTAAAGAAGTATTATGATGAAAAAGCGAGAGTGGAGAAAGAACGGAACAAAATCAAGAAACTGAACGACAAACATGAAAAAGAGGCGGCGAAAGCGAAAAAGGTGTATGATGAGTTGGTTGCCGATATGCAAAAGAACGAATCCACCCTCGCCAACTTGGCGACTGAGGAAAGTAACACCAAGCAAGAGCTGGCTGAGCTGAATCTGGAGCATATCAAAGCGGGGAACTTCGCTTACCAGGGGCCGTTGCGCCAACCGGTGAACGGGCGAATGACATCGCCCTATGGTTACAGGGGAAGCGAATTCCATACAGGGGTGGATTGGGCTGCTCCGGTAGGCACTCCGATTTATGCTGCGGCCAACGGCAAAGTGATCCGCAGTCAGAGTTGTGCTTGTGGATTTGGCTACTACATCATGATCGACCATGGCGGCGGGATCTTCTCTCTGTACGCGCATATGTGGGCTTCATCCGTCCGGGTCCGGGCGGGGGATGTGGTACGGAAAGGTCAGCAGATTGCAGGGGTCGGTAACAACGGCCGCTCGACGGGCCCTCACCTTCATTTTGAGGTGCACAAGGGTCGTCCCGGGAATTATGTCAATCCGACTGCCTATTTCGGCGGATAG
- a CDS encoding murein hydrolase activator EnvC family protein translates to MILLSDKERLRKKKVINIWKLPGEGRLQRMTIAVVVSFALSVTLWPVEWAYANKKEELNKQLDDIKEKKGETEKDIQKLKEKIDEKKKVLSGLERKVEVTRKELNQAEKRLEKAQETLEQYNGQYKKSVRNMYLYGDMGRMESLLSAESFNQFLTRFELMRLMVKRDHTIVKKYYDEKEKVEKERDKIKKLTDQQEKEAAEAKKVYDELVVEMKKNESALASLSNEEKITKEELAQLNLEHIKAGNFAYTGPLTVPVPNGRRTSPYGYRGGEFHTGVDWAAPVGTPIVAAADGKVIRSQSCACGYGYYIIIDHGGGIFSLYAHMWASSVRVSSGAVVRKGQTIAGVGNNGRSTGPHLHFEVHRGRLNNHVNPYNYIR, encoded by the coding sequence ATGATCTTGCTTTCCGACAAAGAGCGACTTCGGAAAAAGAAGGTGATCAACATCTGGAAACTGCCGGGAGAGGGGCGTTTGCAACGAATGACGATTGCCGTCGTCGTTTCCTTCGCCTTATCCGTTACTCTCTGGCCCGTTGAATGGGCCTATGCCAATAAAAAAGAAGAACTGAACAAACAATTGGATGATATCAAGGAAAAAAAAGGAGAAACGGAGAAAGACATCCAAAAGTTGAAGGAGAAAATCGACGAGAAGAAAAAGGTTCTGAGCGGGTTGGAACGGAAAGTGGAGGTTACCCGGAAAGAATTGAACCAAGCCGAGAAAAGGTTAGAAAAGGCTCAGGAGACGCTGGAACAGTATAATGGCCAATATAAGAAAAGCGTTCGCAACATGTATTTATACGGGGATATGGGTCGGATGGAAAGCTTGTTGTCAGCGGAATCGTTCAACCAGTTCCTCACCCGTTTCGAGCTGATGCGTTTGATGGTGAAGCGAGACCACACCATTGTAAAGAAGTACTATGACGAGAAAGAGAAGGTGGAGAAAGAGCGGGACAAGATCAAGAAGCTGACCGATCAGCAGGAAAAAGAGGCGGCGGAAGCCAAAAAGGTGTATGACGAATTGGTGGTCGAGATGAAAAAGAACGAATCCGCCCTCGCCAGCTTGTCCAACGAGGAAAAAATCACCAAGGAGGAACTGGCCCAGCTGAACCTGGAGCATATCAAAGCGGGCAACTTTGCTTACACAGGTCCTCTGACTGTTCCTGTGCCCAACGGTCGCCGTACCTCTCCCTACGGGTATCGGGGCGGAGAGTTTCACACAGGGGTGGATTGGGCTGCTCCGGTAGGTACCCCGATTGTGGCGGCGGCTGACGGGAAGGTGATTCGCAGCCAAAGCTGTGCTTGCGGATATGGTTACTATATCATTATTGACCACGGCGGTGGAATCTTCTCTCTGTACGCCCATATGTGGGCCTCCTCCGTCCGTGTTTCCAGCGGGGCAGTGGTACGAAAAGGACAAACCATTGCCGGAGTCGGCAACAACGGACGCTCGACGGGACCTCACCTGCATTTTGAGGTGCATCGAGGACGGCTGAACAATCATGTGAATCCGTATAACTACATCCGATAA